A stretch of Hydractinia symbiolongicarpus strain clone_291-10 chromosome 9, HSymV2.1, whole genome shotgun sequence DNA encodes these proteins:
- the LOC130657096 gene encoding thiosulfate sulfurtransferase-like: MIIRFVCLRLLVHICRCKFILYFCILVLTNKMIFLQSTRKFKFVFHTVKYYSTVSSSNLVSCSHLAKLVQNPTWHKKVRILDATWDLDDKDYQSNHFQNRIPGSRFFSFDECRDRTSKFPRMLPTAEEFSAYVTNLGIGNNHHVIVYDNHETHAIYSSPRVWWMFKVFGHDNISVLEGGLTSWILEGHSVASGNYTEIESVPSPSSAFIANMRAELVKDFEFMQANAQTENAVQVMDARPKQRFLGVTDEGDVDSENGHMPHSTSVPFGKILNKETRSVRTKEEIKEYLRDSSIDINRGLIASCGSGVTACVLSFAAFYAANKQVPVYDGSWSEWKVRAPQLISRENQD, translated from the exons atgatAATACGATTTGTTTGTCTTCGTCTTTTAGTTCATATCTGTCGTTgcaaatttattctttatttttgtattttagttTTAACTAACAAAATGATCTTCCTGCAGTCCACACGGAAATTCAAGTTCGTCTTTCACACTGTAAAATATTATAGTACTGTTTCATCTTCAAATCTTGTCAGCTGCTCTCACTTAGCCAAACTTGTTCAGAATCCAACATGGCATAAAAAAGTTCGAATCTTGGACGCCACCTGGGATTTGGATGATAAAGATTATCAAAGTAATCACTTTCAAAATAGGATACCAGGATCAAGGTTTTTTTCCTTTGATGAATGTCGCGACAGAACTTCGAAATTTCCTCGCATGTTGCCCACAGCCGAAGAATTTAGTGCTTACGTGACGAATCTGGGAATAGGAAACAACCATCATGTGATCGTGTATGACAACCACGAAACACATGCTATCTATTCCTCTCCCAGAGTGTGGTGGATGTTCAAAGTATTCGGTCATGATAACATATCCGTGCTTGAGGGTGGTTTGACATCATGGATTTTAGAGGGCCACTCTGTAGCTTCTGGTAACTATACGGAAATAGAGAGCGTACCGT cGCCTTCATCAGCGTTTATTGCCAACATGCGGGCTGAGTTAGTAAAGGATTTCGAATTCATGCAAGCAAACGCTCAAACAGAAAATGCCGTGCAAGTCATGGATGCACGACCTAAGCAACGCTTTCTTGGAGTGACAGATGAAGGTGATGTAGACAGTGAGAACGGTCATATGCCACACTCCACCTCAGTGCCGTTTGGTAAGATCCTGAATAAAGAAACTCGCTCCGTTCGaacaaaagaagaaataaaagaatatttgCGAGACAGTTCAATCGATATAAATCGCGGTTTGATTGCTTCGTGCGGTTCGGGGGTGACTGCGTGTGTTTTATCATTCGCTGCATTTTATGCTGCTAACAAGCAGGTCCCTGTTTATGATGGATCCTGGTCAGAATGGAAAGTGCGTGCACCTCAGTTGATATCAAGAGAAAATCAAGACtag
- the LOC130657084 gene encoding spermatogenesis-associated protein 7-like codes for MTCSCPSVKGHLTNKSTAFSPSGAKYGTQSLIHNHMMAHYQKIDRAKSVIDNKPPKSMKNFIKAHTKTVQFQKNKSMSRASSLMPQLLTEVNFDQSSFDVDRPHTAPPGNRMQSSEIETSLKPFKKLNSSLETLSFKDHLRNESSQLHSLTNSDFSQSFSTKRSTSYRTPLKMELYKSATPRYKIEMYSPDSGPPHINGSVFNMTRPNWKSTTSLSPEKTLSHSKHDLSFPETPLKSNFGASFDKLLLKKDAGAQRAQYAVLRTQEEMIAEEQAYLKFVEEVTNDVIARGIFSDRVLNQVFESHIERKKNSLDEERMRYLIAELKEDLNIQDDGINLNETI; via the exons cCTTTTCTCCGTCTGGTGCTAAATATGGAACTCAGTCTCTTATTCATAATCACATGATGGCACATTATCAGAAAATAGACCGTGCAAAGT CTGTAATTGATAACAAACCtccaaagtcaatgaaaaattTCATCAAAG cTCACACAAAAACAGTGCAATTTCAAAAGAACAAATCTATGAGTCGTGCCAGCTCACTGATGCCCCAATTACTAACAGAGGTGAACTTTGACCAATCAAGCTTTGATGTTGATCGACCACATACAGCACCGCCTGGCAATAGGATGCAAAGTAGTGAAATAGAA ACGTCTCTTAAACCTTTTAAAAAGTTGAACAGTTCATTAGAAACCTTGTCATTTAAAGATCACCTGCGAAATGAATCATCACAGTTACATTCACTCACAAATTCAGATTTTAGTCAATCTTTTAGTACAAAGAGATCTACTTCTTATAGAACCCCGTTGAAAATGGAACTTTATAAGTCGGCTACACCACGATACAAAATTGAAATGTATTCACCTGACTCTGGACCTCCTCATATTAATGGTTCTGTTTTCAATATGACAAGACCAAATTGGAAAAGCACAACAAGTTTATCTCCTGAAAAAACCCTTAGTCATAGCAAACATGACTTAAGTTTTCCTGAAACTCCTTTAAAATCTAATTTTGGTGCCAGTTTTGACaaactattgttaaaaaaagatgCTGGTGCACAGAGAGCTCAATATGCAGTTCTGCGGACTCAAGAGGAAATGAT TGCTGAAGAACaagcatatttaaaatttgttgagGAAGTAACTAACGATGTGATAGCAAGAGGAATTTTTAGTGATAG aGTTTTGAACCAAGTTTTTGAAAGTCATATTGAACGAAAGAAAAACAGTCTGGACGAG GAACGTATGAGATATCTTATTGCAGAGTTGAAAGAAGATTTAAACATCCAAGATGATGGAATAAATTTAAACGAAACAATATAG
- the LOC130657089 gene encoding COA8 family protein CBG23705, mitochondrial-like → MLTILSRRCPICLRISSRYLTDIAAAKQEKPIKLVSSNNQGKFDLVSPPDPDSNIRKIIFGRSNKTTKVEEKLIDENSKTYEWNNQFWKEHNKLFFEEKKKFLEREKVVSGSNKEVSDKLSIFYKEFLEKNHDVYMQYNREWYRKNFNLLWISFRASIIRLITRS, encoded by the exons ATGCTGACTATATTATCACGCAGATGTCCGATTTGTTTGAGGATCAGTTCAAGATATCTAACTGACATAGCAGCGGCGAAGCAG gagAAACCGATTAAACTTGTCTCTTCAAATAATCAAGGCAAATTCGACTTGGTTAGTCCACCAGATCCAGATTCCAATATTCGCAAAATCATATTTGGTAGatcaaataaaacaacaaaagttgAAGAGAAACTCATCGATGAAAACAGTAAAACGTATGAATGGAATAATCAGTTTTGGAAAGAgcataataaacttttttttgag gaaaagaagaaatttttggAACGAGAAAAGGTTGTGTCCGGTTCAA acAAAGAAGTATCCGATAAGCTATCCATATTTTATAAAGAATTTCTTGAGAAAAATCATGATGTATATATGCAGTATAACAG aGAATGGTATCGCAAAAACTTTAATTTACTATGGATAAGTTTTCGAGCGTCGATAATCAGATTGATTACAAGATCTTGA
- the LOC130657109 gene encoding uncharacterized protein LOC130657109 has protein sequence MKNVIFMIVLAYFFAAFCSEKQGGRYRRLKGWQKSILAGNGKDRKVPIIQYWINDCCGAYCRRKCARLTLQMCYVARGESTGKVIGHMVIPGPRDLIKMNFNTSDS, from the exons atgaagaatgttattttcatGATAGTGTTAGCTTATTTCTTTGCTGCTTTTTGTAGTGAAAAACAAGGCGG TCGTTATAGGAGACTGAAAGGTTggcaaaaaagtattttggcGGGTAACGGTAAAGACAGAAAAGTTCCCATTATTCAATACTGGATTAATGATTGCTGTGGAGCGTATTGCCGGCGCAAATGTGCTCGGCTGAC GTTGCAGATGTGCTACGTCGCTAGAGGTGAATCAACTGGCAAAGTGATCGGTCATATGGTCATTCCAGGACCGCGAGATTTGATAAAAATGAATTTCAACACCTCTGACAGTTAA
- the LOC130657090 gene encoding USP6 N-terminal-like protein: MSEFVEEDDNDRVRAAIVARYHKGPDGPIEPWEDASFIVYQVCDRYGFLHKNPLPQHERDEKLLEIERERAKKWIKMLSNWKGYYVIDKSTEKLRRRVFKGIPDSLRGEAWKKMLNLEQVIQDGIYDKFLELALESSPDIRQIDLDVNRTYRDHIMFRDRFSVKQQALFHVLAAYSMYNTDVGYCQGMSGIAALLLMYMNEEDAFWALSELLTDRRHSMHGLFVPGFPKLLRFQNHHDKILKKMMPKMYKHLEREGVYTSLYTLKWFMQCFLDRLPFSLVLRVYDIFMLEGDKILTAMAYHLIKLFRKQILKMDLEGIAPLLQEEIPNRHFVDDEILESLQESMIELKKSKLDIPPPPSSNELPTKPPGTLPDRNSFITASKRTKMHRDRTNTLEVPMGRPPSPNMESPKSSRKQVLPTKNEHKADVIIPSPNIPPAHAPQPLPSYSEFIEQKLYEHQPMPPRSSNVYHTDRRRSKERERNVNGTDAKFYVEDDFTGTHFSHHTRSRVSSNGSNHEKVTSSHNSQSWSTELQTTASRNRSQVNSVSSYEDDRTKRDHFDERYQTNGYVRPLTPPRDYDYDSDGEISGRQSSSHPYRKGTTHKVLHTNVLNNTRQYATETRL; the protein is encoded by the coding sequence ATGAGTGAGTTTGTGGAAGAAGATGATAATGATAGGGTCAGAGCAGCTATAGTTGCACGCTATCATAAAGGTCCTGATGGTCCTATTGAACCATGGGAGGATGCAAGTTTTATTGTCTACCAAGTTTGTGATAGATATGGATTTCTTCACAAAAATCCGTTGCCACAGCATGAGCGTGATGAAAAGCTTTTGGAAATAGAGCGTGAACGTGCAAAGAAATGGATAAAAATGTTATCCAACTGGAAAGGGTACTATGTGATAGATAAATCTACTGAAAAATTACGCCGCAGAGTCTTTAAAGGTATACCTGATAGTTTGCGTGGAGAAGCTTGGAAGAAAATGCTGAATTTAGAACAAGTTATTCAAGATGGTATTTATGACAAATTTCTAGAACTTGCCTTAGAAAGCAGTCCTGATATTCGCCAAATCGATTTAGATGTAAACAGGACATATAGAGATCACATAATGTTTAGAGACAGATTTAGTGTAAAACAACAGGCGTTGTTCCATGTATTGGCTGCATATTCCATGTACAACACGGATGTGGGTTATTGTCAAGGGATGAGTGGAATCGCTGCTCTTTTGCTTATGTATATGAATGAAGAAGATGCATTTTGGGCGTTGTCTGAGTTGCTTACAGACAGAAGACATAGCATGCATGGCTTGTTTGTGCCTGGCTTTCCAAAGCTTCTTCGCTTTCAAAATCACCAtgacaaaattttaaagaaaatgatgCCTAAAATGTATAAACACTTGGAACGTGAAGGTGTGTATACCAGCTTGTACACGTTAAAATGGTTTATGCAGTGTTTTTTAGATAGACTACCTTTTTCGCTTGTGCTGAGAGTGTATGACATATTTATGTTGGAAGgtgataaaattttaacagCTATGGCATATCACTTAATTAAACTATTTCGAAaacaaatcttaaaaatggATCTTGAGGGTATAGCCCCTTTGTTACAAGAAGAGATACCGAATCGTCATTTTGTTGATGACGAGATTTTGGAATCGTTACAAGAATCAATGATTGAGCTCAAGAAATCAAAGTTAGATATTCCACCGCCTCCATCAAGTAACGAACTACCAACGAAACCACCAGGAACATTGCCAGACAGAAATTCCTTCATTACAGCTTCCAAAAGGACAAAGATGCATCGGGACAGGACGAATACATTAGAAGTTCCCATGGGGAGGCCACCATCTCCTAATATGGAGTCTCCCAAGTCTAGTAGAAAGCAAGTTCTTCCTACCAAAAACGAGCACAAAGCTGATGTTATCATTCCATCACCAAACATACCCCCAGCTCACGCACCTCAACCACTGCCTTCGTATTCTGAGTTTATCGAACAGAAGTTGTATGAACACCAACCAATGCCGCCTCGTTCTTCCAATGTGTATCACACTGACAGAAGGAGATCGAAAGAACGAGAACGTAACGTGAATGGTACTGATGCAAAGTTTTATGTTGAAGATGACTTCACAGGGACGCATTTTTCACATCACACACGGTCACGTGTTTCTTCAAACGGAAGCAATCATGAGAAAGTCACATCTTCTCACAACAGCCAAAGTTGGTCGACAGAACTACAAACGACTGCAAGTAGGAATAGAAGTCAAGTGAACTCGGTTTCTTCTTATGAAGACGATCGTACAAAGCGTGACCATTTTGATGAGAGATATCAAACAAACGGTTATGTAAGACCTTTAACTCCACCAAGAGATTATGACTATGACTCAGATGGTGAGATTAGTGGTCGACAGTCAAGCAGTCATCCGTATCGTAAAGGAACTACCCATAAAGTTTTGCATACTAATGTTTTAAATAATACTCGACAGTATGCAACTGAAACAAGACTATAG
- the LOC130657095 gene encoding protein NDRG3-like, which translates to MSIKSSLLSSEMEPAEDVNCIELDITDEKSALRRRVDTEDRNLFHQLESDKIKTRKGDIHVAIQGDRNAKRTAIVTLHDIGQNHVSCFQSIFCFHQFKPLLNNFTVYHLNFPGQEEDAEELPEDYIYPTMEEMADVVEEVFAYYNLRNTICFGVGAGANVFIRLGLKDPKHVECLILVNPIAGTASWSDWGHEKVLSHYLKTKGMTQFCQDYLLYHFLGKFDENTKRDLADAVRDDLHRIKHPRNLSLLIEAHAKRSNIKMNRPVAGQSASDTLKCGVLMMTGEHSPAVDDTVALNAKLDPTNSTWIKIADATSMVLEEQPTGVTNAIVLFLQGYGHAMKMRPPALSFTGHEQVEGPPAVC; encoded by the exons atgtctATCAAAAGCTCACTGCTCTCCTCTGAAATGGAGCCTGCTGAAGATGTAAATTGTATTGAATTGGATATTACAGATGAAAAATCAGCTCTGCGAAGAAGGGTTGACACAGAAGATCGTAATTTATTTCACCAGTTGGAAAGTGATAAAATTAAAACGAGGAAAG gtGACATTCATGTGGCTATTCAAGGTGATCGCAACGCGAAGAGGACGGCTATTGTTACGTTGCACGATATTGGTCAGAACCACGTGTCATGTTTTCAATCTATCTTTTGTTTCCATCAATTCAAACCGCTACTGAATAATTTTACTGTTTATCATCTAAACTTCCCTGGCCAAGAAGAAGATGCAGAGGAGTTACCTGAG GATTATATTTATCCAACAATGGAAGAAATGGCAGACGTGGTTGAAGAAGTGTTCGCGTATTATAATTTAAGGAATACAATTTGTTTTGGGGTTGGTGCTGGAGCTAACGTCTTCATTCGGCTGGGCTTAAAAGATCCGAAACATGTGGAGTGTTTGATATTAGTAAATCCCATTGCTGGTACCGCCTCCTGGTCGGATTGGGGTCATGAAAAA GttttaagtcattatttaaaaacaaaaggaatGACGCAATTTTGTCAGGATTATCTACTGTATCATTTTCTtggtaaatttgacgaaaataCCAAAAGAGATTTAGCTGATGCTGTACGAGATGATCTGCATCGAATCAAACACCCACGTAATCTTTCGCTGCTTATAGAAGCTCATGCTAAAAGATCAAACATTAAAATGAATCGTCCCGTGGCTGGGCAGTCTGCCAGTGACACGTTAAAATGTGGTGTCCTCATGATGACTGGTGAGCATTCGCCCGCGGTTGATGACACTGTTGCACTGAACGCAAAATTGGATCCGACCAACTCAACATGGATTAAAATAGCAGACGCGACGAGTATGGTGCTTGAAGAACAGCCCACTGGTGTGACAAACGCAATCGTATTGTTTCTGCAAGGATACGGACATG CCATGAAAATGCGACCACCAGCATTATCGTTCACTGGACATGAACAAGTAGAAGGACCGCCTGCAGTGTGTTAA